The following are encoded in a window of Candidatus Dependentiae bacterium genomic DNA:
- a CDS encoding WD40 repeat domain-containing protein, which yields SMGDLSACGIEIAVQPDVGDDEKLAQALQLQLNLELMHEREAREQEQQKANLICESSNIEIIEDSDEDFSQHALVNDQKRKKGTRIFSGATSDAQFIAQLKQAINDVDITQDLYQVLFDRLSAQVPSSFSMLMNREIGRASRYDVMERNFSEPSITSYARYFPECLMVGDDKGAEAQVNTLEGHTKTVYCIKQLHDGQLVSCSNDQTIRVWDLDSNRCFATLEGHAGLVNCIKQLDDGRLVSCSNDKTIKVWDLNANKCVATLQRHTKRVRCINQLNDGRLVSGFGYGTIKLWDLNTNRCVATLEGHRAWVNCIKQLNDGRLVSGSRDKTIKLWDLNTNRCIVTLEGHRAWVNCIKQLDDGRLASGSIDGTIKVWDLNTNRCVATLDGHEHWVRCIKQLNDGRLAYASDDGTIKVWDLNANRCVATLEGHEHWVRCIKQLNDGRLVSCSNDKTIKLWNLYPDLSFEQIALVVNLEQYLQKSKVVNLGYGWRDVFVTLPDYFKNRFQLVVG from the coding sequence AGCATGGGAGATTTATCAGCATGCGGTATTGAAATTGCGGTGCAACCGGATGTTGGAGATGATGAAAAGCTCGCGCAAGCATTGCAGCTGCAATTGAATCTTGAGCTTATGCATGAACGCGAAGCTCGTGAGCAAGAACAACAAAAAGCAAATTTAATTTGTGAAAGTTCAAACATAGAGATTATTGAAGATTCAGATGAAGACTTTTCACAACACGCTTTGGTTAATGATCAAAAGCGCAAAAAAGGCACAAGAATCTTTTCTGGAGCAACCAGTGATGCGCAATTTATTGCACAGCTCAAACAGGCAATCAATGATGTCGACATAACCCAAGATCTGTATCAAGTTCTGTTTGATCGACTTTCTGCCCAAGTGCCGAGCAGTTTTTCGATGCTCATGAATCGAGAGATTGGTAGAGCGAGTCGGTACGATGTGATGGAGCGCAATTTTAGTGAACCATCAATAACATCGTATGCACGCTACTTTCCAGAATGCTTAATGGTAGGTGATGATAAAGGAGCTGAAGCGCAGGTGAACACACTTGAGGGGCATACAAAGACGGTTTATTGCATCAAGCAACTGCATGATGGTCAACTGGTTTCTTGTTCAAATGATCAAACGATTAGGGTGTGGGATCTAGATTCCAACAGGTGCTTTGCAACACTTGAAGGGCATGCAGGTTTGGTTAATTGCATTAAACAACTGGACGATGGTCGACTGGTTTCTTGTTCAAATGATAAAACGATTAAGGTGTGGGATCTGAATGCCAACAAGTGCGTTGCCACACTTCAGAGGCATACAAAGAGGGTTAGATGTATTAATCAACTGAATGATGGTCGACTGGTTTCTGGTTTTGGTTATGGAACGATTAAGCTGTGGGATCTAAATACCAACAGGTGCGTTGCCACACTTGAGGGGCATAGAGCTTGGGTTAATTGCATTAAACAACTGAATGATGGTCGACTGGTTTCTGGTTCTCGTGATAAAACAATTAAGCTCTGGGATTTGAATACAAACAGGTGTATTGTCACACTTGAGGGGCATAGAGCTTGGGTTAATTGCATCAAGCAACTGGATGATGGTCGGCTTGCTTCTGGTTCAATTGATGGAACGATTAAGGTGTGGGATCTAAATACCAACAGGTGCGTTGCCACACTTGACGGGCATGAACATTGGGTTAGATGCATCAAGCAACTGAATGATGGTCGACTGGCTTATGCTTCTGATGATGGAACGATTAAGGTCTGGGATTTGAATGCAAACAGGTGTGTTGCCACGCTTGAGGGGCATGAACATTGGGTTAGATGCATCAAGCAACTGAATGATGGTCGACTGGTTTCTTGTTCAAATGATAAAACAATTAAGCTGTGGAATTTGTATCCAGACCTTTCATTCGAGCAGATTGCACTGGTTGTTAATCTTGAGCAATATTTGCAAAAATCCAAAGTTGTTAATCTTGGTTATGGCTGGCGGGATGTTTTTGTAACATTGCCAGACTATTTTAAAAACCGCTTTCAATTGGTTGTTGGTTGA